A stretch of the Marivirga tractuosa DSM 4126 genome encodes the following:
- a CDS encoding DUF6588 family protein, whose product MKRIFTVITLIVFGVFNFQQTKAQEFENIVTSGTGDANTYLKNYMNPFAASLGNGLANGWYNTAKPHKTLGFDLTLNMNFAIIPDAASQFDFNADTYNNVRLANPNGDSMLPTFTGGATDTRLEIFGQREIDGEPYSFEQEIVAPDGFGLSDLPGPLAVPTPTVQLGVGIVKNTDLIIRYTPEINVDGLSFQSFGFGVKHDFKQWIPGMKLLPFDLSGLVGFNKISTNYQIDEAAGQFAEFNASATTIQAIISKKLLFFTPYAGVGVNIVKSNFAMKGDYVFNENTNEEVTVSNPIDIDFDGSGGPRFTVGARLKILWVLALNVDYTIQKYNTLSVGLGLNIR is encoded by the coding sequence ATGAAAAGAATATTTACTGTAATAACATTGATAGTCTTTGGAGTTTTCAACTTTCAACAGACCAAAGCACAAGAATTCGAAAACATCGTTACAAGTGGAACTGGAGATGCTAACACTTATCTGAAAAACTACATGAACCCATTTGCTGCCTCATTGGGGAATGGATTAGCAAACGGATGGTATAACACTGCAAAACCACACAAAACATTAGGTTTTGATCTTACTCTTAATATGAACTTTGCTATTATCCCTGATGCTGCTTCGCAGTTTGATTTTAATGCTGACACTTATAATAATGTGAGACTAGCCAACCCTAATGGAGATAGTATGTTGCCAACTTTTACCGGAGGTGCAACAGATACAAGACTAGAAATATTTGGACAGCGGGAAATAGATGGTGAGCCCTATTCATTTGAACAAGAGATCGTAGCACCCGATGGATTTGGATTAAGTGATCTACCTGGTCCTCTGGCTGTACCAACTCCTACCGTTCAACTAGGTGTCGGTATTGTTAAAAATACCGATTTAATTATTCGCTATACACCAGAAATAAATGTTGATGGATTAAGTTTTCAATCATTTGGTTTCGGAGTAAAGCATGATTTTAAACAGTGGATTCCAGGTATGAAATTGTTACCATTTGACCTATCTGGTCTAGTTGGATTCAATAAAATTTCCACAAATTATCAAATAGACGAAGCAGCAGGACAGTTTGCCGAATTTAATGCTAGTGCCACTACAATTCAGGCAATAATTTCGAAAAAACTACTTTTCTTCACTCCTTATGCAGGCGTGGGAGTAAATATAGTCAAGTCAAATTTTGCAATGAAAGGTGATTACGTATTCAATGAAAATACTAATGAAGAAGTAACTGTATCAAATCCTATTGATATTGACTTTGACGGAAGTGGCGGGCCAAGATTTACAGTTGGCGCCAGGTTAAAAATCCTTTGGGTATTAGCTTTAAATGTTGATTATACTATCCAAAAGTACAATACTTTATCTGTTGGATTAGGATTAAACATTAGATAA
- a CDS encoding glycosyltransferase, which produces MERKKILFVCPYPFDEAPSQRFRYEQYLSALETEGFQFELAPFLNLRAWKMLYKSGQSFQKLFWLVLSFIKRFFLLFQLYHFEYIFIHREATPVGPPFFEWAVRFIWKKKIIYDFDDAIWLEDPNEKGSLKARIKWKSKVKSICKWSYKVSSGNDYLAQFAKKFNERVVVNPTTINTDYHKEIKVSKREKNVIGWTGTHSTLPYLKIILPVLDELAKEYDFELLVISNQKPDFDVRYMRYIPWRKSKEIQDLNQMDIGIMPLTNDIWSQGKCGFKLLQYMAIQKAVIASPVGVNKKMIQESGAGYLAETKERWQSAIAKLLMDPSFREDLGKQGQEYVENNYSVNSNKSTFLSLFQ; this is translated from the coding sequence ATGGAGCGAAAAAAAATCCTTTTTGTTTGTCCCTACCCTTTTGACGAAGCACCAAGTCAACGATTCAGATATGAGCAATATCTTTCCGCCTTGGAAACGGAAGGTTTTCAATTTGAGTTAGCTCCTTTCCTTAATTTGAGGGCTTGGAAAATGCTATATAAATCAGGTCAAAGCTTTCAAAAACTATTTTGGCTTGTATTATCGTTTATCAAACGCTTTTTCTTACTATTCCAGTTATATCATTTTGAATATATATTTATTCACAGAGAAGCCACACCAGTTGGCCCGCCCTTTTTTGAATGGGCGGTTCGTTTTATTTGGAAAAAAAAGATCATCTATGACTTTGATGATGCTATTTGGCTTGAAGACCCCAATGAAAAAGGTAGCTTAAAAGCAAGAATAAAATGGAAGTCAAAAGTTAAAAGTATTTGCAAATGGAGCTATAAAGTAAGTAGCGGAAATGATTATTTAGCTCAATTTGCAAAAAAATTTAATGAGCGAGTTGTAGTTAATCCAACCACAATCAATACCGACTATCACAAAGAAATAAAAGTATCGAAGAGGGAAAAGAATGTAATTGGCTGGACAGGGACACATTCTACTCTTCCTTATTTAAAAATTATACTTCCAGTTTTAGATGAGCTAGCAAAAGAATATGATTTTGAATTATTGGTGATTTCCAACCAAAAGCCTGATTTTGATGTCAGATATATGCGCTATATACCTTGGAGGAAATCTAAAGAAATACAAGATTTGAATCAAATGGATATTGGAATCATGCCATTAACCAATGATATATGGAGCCAAGGAAAATGTGGGTTTAAATTATTGCAATACATGGCTATTCAAAAAGCTGTGATAGCTTCTCCTGTTGGAGTAAATAAAAAAATGATTCAGGAAAGCGGTGCAGGATATCTTGCTGAAACTAAAGAGAGATGGCAAAGTGCAATAGCGAAGTTACTAATGGATCCCAGTTTTAGGGAAGACTTAGGAAAACAAGGCCAAGAATATGTAGAAAATAATTACTCTGTAAATTCAAACAAAAGCACATTTTTAAGTTTATTTCAATGA